A stretch of Pseudophryne corroboree isolate aPseCor3 chromosome 9, aPseCor3.hap2, whole genome shotgun sequence DNA encodes these proteins:
- the LOC134957596 gene encoding protein kinase C delta type-like — protein MHTDTPSIQHVCSTGIWAAVVMATQPFTVKALVTVGPEIKPAAMLKKSEMPKPEMPKPEMPKPEMPKPEMKKTERPKSEMPKPTIKKRAMKKTIYSNTFEAADLNIKPRCGWKRRILSDSSDDEKVSIKRKVARKLSSSSDETSDERTQSRGPQGDAEGGKTSSASTPCLRDAVSSTIQRLEFYHQLGQGAFGKVLLAADSHTNELLAVKIMSKRNLLHVGEKVAFVERKVLELASESAFLIHGHFAHQTKEHVLLGMEYASGGDLEHLLMRNGPLTISNARFYSAEIVCGLQFLHYKGIAHGDLKPDNILVAATGHLKIADFGLASNITPRNWSATGCAGRCGDITPEVRFREERAIGHDWFCFGIILSKMVNGRSFGPGTEVRNIIDELFSIMPARRPGVNDNIRLHRFFRHINWVALEALEMEPPYIPAPPTFPPSASINNQLAIMEAEEANNPPVTAPQQDRFAGFSFTTSTWRTPP, from the exons ATGCACACAGACACCCCCAGCATACAGCATGTATGTAGTACAGGTATATGGGCAGCTGTCGTCATGGCAACCCAGCCGTTTACTGTCAAGGCACTGGTGACAGTTGGACCAGAGATAAAGCCGGCGGCCATGTTGAAGAAGTCAGAGATGCCGAAGCCAGAGATGCCGAAGCCAGAGATGCCAAAGCCAGAGATGCCAAAACCAGAGATGAAGAAGACAGAGAGACCAAAGTCAGAGATGCCGAAACCAACAATTAAAAAGAGAGCGATGAAGAAGACAATTTATTCCAACACCTTTGAGGCGGCAGATTTAAACATCAAGCCCAGATGTGGCTGGAAGAGGAGAATACTATCTGACTCCTCTGATGATGAGAAGGTCTCCATCAAGAGAAAGGTTGCTAGAAAGTTGTCATCAAGCTCAGATGAGACCAGTGATGAGAGGACGCAAAGTAGAGGCCCTCAGGGAGATGCAGAAGGAGGGA AAACCAGCAGTGCTTCAACCCCCTGCCTCAGAGATGCAGTCTCTAGCACCATTCAGAGACTGGAGTTTTACCATCAGTTAGGCCAAGGTGCCTTTGGGAAG GTCCTGCTGGCAGCCGACTCACATACCAACGAGTTGTTAGCTGTGAAGATCATGAGCAAACGAAATCTGCTTCATGTGGGCGAAAAAGTTGCCTTTGTGGAAAGGAAAGTGCTagaacttgcatcagaaagcgcctTCCTCATTCACGGCCACTTCGCCCACCAGACCAAG GAGCACGTGCTCCTTGGTATGGAATATGCGAGTGGTGGTGACTTGGAACATCTTCTGATGAGGAATGGGCCTCTTACCATCTCTAATGCAAG ATTCTACAGTGCGGAGATTGTATGTGGGCTCCAATTCCTGCATTACAAGGGCATCGCCCATGG CGACCTCAAGCCAGATAACATCTTAGTGGCTGCAACAGGCCACCTCAAGATCGCCGACTTCGGTCTCGCAAGTAACATCACACCTAGAAACTGGAGTGCCACTGGCTGTGCTGGAAGATGTGGCGACATCACTCCTGAG GTACGTTTTCGCGAAGAGAGAGCTATCGGTCATGATTGGTTTTGCTTTGGCATCATTCTCAGCAAAATGGTCAATGGAAGATCTTTTGGACCAGGCACTGAAGTCAGGAACATCATTGACGAG CTCTTCAGTATCATGCCAGCCAGACGCCCAGGAGTGAATGATAACATCCGCCTCCATCGCTTCTTCCGGCACATCAACTGGGTCGCCTTGGAAGCCCTTGAGATGGAGCCACCATACATTCCTGCACCA CCGACCTTTCCACCCTCTGCCTCCATAAATAACCAGCTAGCAATAATGGAGGCAGAAGAGGCCAATAATCCACCTGTAACAGCCCCCCAGCAGGACCGGTTTGCAGGGTTCTCATTTACCACCTCCACCTGGAGAACCCCCCCATAG